In the genome of Desulfallas thermosapovorans DSM 6562, the window TTTCTTCCTTTTGAACCAGCCTGCGTTCCAACCTTTGTAGTTCGGAGCGGCGTTCCTTATGTTCCCGCTCCATTTCATTTCGTTGTTTTAATATTTCTTCTTTTGCTTCTAAAATCGCTTCCCTCTTTTTGCCTTCAGCTTCCTTTTTGGCATCCTCCAAAATTTTCATAGCCTGCGCCTCAGCAGACGCTATTTTGGATTCGGCAATCAATTTTCTGACCAGATATCCCGCGCCAAAGGCAACAAGTACCGCAACAATTACAACAATAACAAATACTTCCAGGCTAGCTTGCAATATTTCACCTCCTAGTAAAAATAGCATGATAAATTATGCTCAGTCAACAAAAAAAACACCGAGCGCTACTCGGTAAGAAAAAGAATCGGACTATTTAAACATAATTGTCCCGGCAACGAACCCCAAAAGCATATTGACCGTTACTGCAATAAATATAACAAAGCAGCAACTGATCAAAAATTCTCCTTTGTCTGCTCCATATATTATTTTATGGCAATATATATATGAACCCGAAGGCCGGGTAACTCCAATTCTACTTTCTCCCAGCATTAATTGTACTTTTTTTAGGATAAGGTGTCAAGATATATCCAATCCACCGTTGTCCGCCAGCGTATTACACACCGTGGTTACAACGCCGGGGGAGAAACCCCGGCGGCTTAAGTAACCGGCCAGTTTGCGCCGGGTCAGTCCGGTACAGCGACCCGCCCTTTTCCGGGCTAACACCAACGCCATTTCCAGTTCATCACCGTCACCGTAATCACGCAGTGTATCTTCAATAATGGCATTGTCCACGCCTTTTTGTCGCAACTCATACCGTATATACTCCCTGCCCACGGGCTTGGCATTAAGCCTCCATCTTACCCAATCCCTGGCGAAAAGCTCGTCATTTATTAATCCCACTTTTGATAAGCGGAAAATTGTTTCGTTAATGACATCGGTTCCAAATCCCCTTTGCCTTAAGTGGCATCTCATCTCGTATTCCGTTCTGGGCCTGTAGGTTAACAGGCGCAAACATGTATCTTTAGCCATTTGAACATCTTTTTCATATGACAAGCTAATCAATCCACCTTGGTTGCGCCTTCTGTAGCAGTCTGAAGTTGCCCGCTTAAAACAGGCAATCCCGCCTTTTGGCGTACCGCAGTT includes:
- a CDS encoding regulatory protein RecX; this translates as MSYEKDVQMAKDTCLRLLTYRPRTEYEMRCHLRQRGFGTDVINETIFRLSKVGLINDELFARDWVRWRLNAKPVGREYIRYELRQKGVDNAIIEDTLRDYGDGDELEMALVLARKRAGRCTGLTRRKLAGYLSRRGFSPGVVTTVCNTLADNGGLDIS